The Glycine soja cultivar W05 chromosome 6, ASM419377v2, whole genome shotgun sequence genome has a window encoding:
- the LOC114414444 gene encoding auxin-induced protein 15A-like, whose product MAIRLHCVLSPKHILRRSNLFANHAAATSLDVPKGHFAVYVGEGEKKRFVIPVADLHYFKVSLLNQPSFQEPLSIAEEEFGFTHPMGGLTIRHFP is encoded by the exons ATGGCTATTCGATTGCATTGTGTTTTGAGTCCTAAACACATTCTTCGCCGATCTAACCTGTTTGCAAATCATGCAGCTGCAACATCACTGGATGTGCCTAAAGGGCACTTTGCTGTGTACGTAGGAGAGGGTGAAAAGAAGAGATTTGTGATACCAGTGGCGGACCTACATTACTTTAAGG TGTCATTGTTGAATCAACCTTCATTTCAGGAACCGCTAAGTATAGCCGAGGAAGAATTTGGTTTCACTCATCCAATGGGTGGCCTTACTATAAGACATTTTCCTTAA